One genomic segment of Paenibacillus xylanexedens includes these proteins:
- a CDS encoding carbohydrate ABC transporter permease, which translates to MEKQIAANAKPTAPHSPKVKVRMESLSQIRKIILTLLMSGFALLMVMPFIWMISTSFKSPADVFTYPIQWIPSSLNWEHHIKVWSGADTFATYYLNSLKISLISTIGAVFLSAFAAYGFARIQFKGRETLFLIYLSMMMVPPQVLFVPKFLMFEWVGIYNTHWALILPGMFTIFGVFMLRQFFLSVPSEISEAAFIDGAGHLRIFFRLILPLAKPALATLAIIDFSWHWNDYENALVFLIDKDLYTVPLGLQNFILENNVDYNGMMAAATAGIIPMIIVFLVGQHYIIQGVAGSAVKG; encoded by the coding sequence ATGGAGAAACAAATTGCCGCGAATGCGAAGCCCACAGCTCCACATTCACCTAAAGTTAAAGTCCGCATGGAGTCCTTGAGCCAGATTCGAAAAATCATACTGACACTTCTGATGTCCGGGTTTGCCCTGCTGATGGTTATGCCGTTCATCTGGATGATCAGCACGTCGTTCAAATCTCCTGCGGACGTATTCACCTATCCCATCCAGTGGATACCCTCCAGCCTGAACTGGGAGCATCATATTAAGGTTTGGAGTGGAGCGGATACCTTTGCCACATATTATCTGAACTCGTTGAAAATATCGCTAATTAGCACGATCGGAGCTGTATTTCTCTCGGCTTTTGCAGCCTATGGCTTCGCACGGATTCAATTCAAAGGCCGGGAGACACTGTTCCTGATCTATCTCTCGATGATGATGGTGCCACCGCAGGTGCTCTTTGTACCAAAGTTTCTGATGTTTGAGTGGGTTGGCATATATAATACGCATTGGGCCTTGATCCTGCCTGGAATGTTCACGATTTTTGGGGTGTTTATGTTGCGGCAATTCTTCCTATCAGTGCCTTCAGAGATCTCGGAAGCCGCGTTCATCGATGGTGCCGGTCATCTGCGCATATTCTTCAGACTGATTCTGCCCTTGGCGAAGCCAGCGCTGGCTACCCTGGCGATCATCGATTTCTCATGGCATTGGAATGACTATGAAAATGCGCTCGTGTTCCTGATCGACAAAGACCTGTACACCGTGCCACTCGGACTGCAGAACTTTATTCTGGAGAACAATGTGGATTACAACGGCATGATGGCCGCTGCCACGGCAGGTATTATTCCGATGATCATCGTGTTCCTGGTGGGACAGCATTATATTATCCAGGGCGTGGCCGGAAGTGCCGTGAAGGGCTGA
- a CDS encoding GyrI-like domain-containing protein produces the protein MEMKVITLPAFHIVGYSIEATIEEFESGLGKSDYHKLVERKNEIQHRKNDNVMLMQMYPMKEDFNAKVDKFTHLIGYEVTSLENVPLEMISHDVPDSQYVTSTHRGIESEIGDTYDYVYGQWICENGHEPKDYDFEIWDERYQPESTSIEIDIYVALQS, from the coding sequence ATGGAAATGAAAGTCATCACTTTGCCTGCTTTTCACATTGTAGGATACTCAATCGAAGCGACTATAGAAGAGTTTGAATCGGGTCTGGGCAAGAGCGACTATCATAAGCTTGTTGAGAGAAAAAATGAAATTCAACATCGAAAAAATGACAATGTCATGTTGATGCAGATGTATCCGATGAAAGAGGATTTCAACGCAAAGGTTGATAAGTTCACACATTTAATAGGATATGAAGTAACCAGTTTGGAAAATGTCCCATTAGAGATGATAAGTCATGACGTCCCTGACAGCCAATATGTGACGTCCACGCATCGAGGGATTGAGTCAGAGATTGGTGATACATACGATTATGTCTATGGACAGTGGATCTGTGAGAACGGACATGAACCCAAAGATTATGATTTTGAAATTTGGGATGAGCGTTATCAACCGGAAAGTACCAGCATTGAGATTGATATATATGTAGCTTTGCAATCGTAA
- a CDS encoding glutathione peroxidase, with protein sequence MPTIYDFTVTRTSGERFPLYQYEGKPVLIVNTASKCKYTHQFDDMQKLYDQYKDQGLQIIGFPCNQFAEQEPGSSSEAESFCQINYGVKFPMFSKLDVNGEAAHPLYEFLKRSGPFTGFDETDIQAKLLKLMVAEKAPEWLHGDAIKWNFTKFLIDAEGRVVRRFEPIDSIDEIQESIKQLL encoded by the coding sequence ATGCCAACCATCTACGACTTTACCGTAACCAGAACCAGTGGAGAGCGTTTCCCGCTCTATCAATATGAAGGAAAACCTGTGCTCATCGTAAACACCGCAAGTAAATGTAAATATACGCACCAGTTTGATGACATGCAGAAGCTGTATGACCAGTACAAGGATCAAGGACTTCAGATTATTGGTTTCCCGTGTAACCAGTTTGCAGAGCAAGAGCCTGGAAGCAGTTCGGAAGCGGAATCCTTTTGTCAGATTAACTATGGTGTGAAATTTCCGATGTTCTCCAAACTGGATGTGAATGGAGAAGCGGCGCACCCGCTCTACGAATTTTTGAAAAGATCAGGGCCTTTTACTGGCTTTGATGAAACAGATATACAGGCCAAATTATTGAAATTAATGGTGGCTGAGAAGGCACCAGAATGGTTACACGGCGATGCAATCAAATGGAATTTCACGAAATTCCTGATTGATGCAGAGGGGCGTGTGGTCAGACGCTTCGAACCTATCGACTCCATCGACGAGATTCAAGAGAGTATTAAACAGCTTCTATAA
- a CDS encoding AraC family transcriptional regulator, which translates to MNVPSMMQFSASLEYSYRSTSIFNPGKSDGFHSHPHYEIYYFHDGECTYIIGDRVYNLEPGDLVLMHGLTLHRPHPKPGSAYERSTLHFDPSAIRSSLHPDRMAEVLRPFEELRNCRVNLKGDNRSEFEALLHDLHRLSQSQSIFRQERMNVRLCDLLYFVAEICQGDVQEQLPSSERERHVQHIIRYVDTHYMKDIGLDDLALELHLSKPYLAGMFKEMTGLTIFKYLYDRRINQAKLLFQFQPEITVTEASRLSGFKRLSHFSRMFKQSVGCSPDLYRTQLHRQS; encoded by the coding sequence ATGAATGTGCCGAGCATGATGCAATTTAGTGCTTCACTGGAGTATAGTTACCGATCCACCAGCATATTTAACCCAGGCAAGTCAGATGGATTCCACTCACATCCACATTATGAGATTTATTATTTTCATGATGGAGAATGTACCTACATCATAGGAGACCGGGTATATAACCTGGAGCCGGGTGATCTGGTGTTAATGCATGGCTTGACTCTTCATCGACCACATCCGAAGCCAGGTAGTGCTTATGAGCGAAGCACACTGCATTTTGATCCGTCTGCAATCCGCAGCAGCCTGCATCCGGACCGTATGGCTGAGGTCCTGAGACCATTTGAAGAACTCAGAAATTGCCGGGTCAATCTGAAGGGAGATAACCGCTCTGAATTCGAAGCTCTATTGCATGATCTTCATCGTCTGTCTCAAAGTCAGAGCATTTTCAGGCAAGAGCGAATGAATGTCAGACTGTGTGATCTGTTGTATTTTGTAGCAGAGATCTGCCAGGGTGATGTCCAGGAACAACTTCCCTCATCGGAGAGGGAGCGGCATGTCCAACACATCATTCGTTATGTGGATACCCATTATATGAAGGACATTGGTCTGGATGATCTGGCACTGGAATTACATCTGTCCAAGCCATATCTGGCAGGCATGTTTAAGGAAATGACAGGTTTGACGATATTCAAATACCTGTATGACCGTCGTATCAATCAGGCGAAGCTTTTGTTTCAGTTTCAGCCTGAGATCACCGTGACAGAAGCAAGTCGATTGTCCGGTTTCAAACGCCTTTCGCATTTTAGTCGCATGTTCAAACAAAGTGTGGGATGTTCGCCTGATCTGTACCGTACCCAATTGCATCGCCAATCATAG